CTGAGATCATCACAAGATATAGTATGCGCAATTAATGACAACATTGTACAGCTGCTAGAAGCAAGTCATTATGCCCGTCGTGTTAAACCAGCAATGCTTCGCATGATTGGTAACTACTGGGCTGGGAGACACTTGGTTTAATGTATGCTGTTCAGTATtcattgtctgtgtgaatgaaataaaaagacatgTTAACACCAACATCTTTATCATTTGTGTCTTGCATACATCATGGAAAATACCTTGTATAAAATTTATCATGATCCGTCCCATCCTGCTGGCTTGGCCAGTTTAAATAAGCTCTGAATTGCTACCGCTGAGGCAATAGGTGTAAAACCCTCATTATCTCAGGTCAAACATTATTTAGAACGAGATGACACTTACACACTCCATAAACCAGTTAGGATCCACTTTCCCAGAAATAGAGTATTGGTTAATGGAATCGACAAACAGTTTCAAGCCGATCTGGTTGATATGTCTGAATACATGACAGATAATGATAATGTTAGATACCTACTAACATGCATGGGTTAGATGTCTCACAACCAAGACGGGCCCAGCCGTAGCAATGATAGTAGCTGTAGCCGTGATAATCttccaaaaatgtaaaaaattcaATTACTTGTATGTTGGTTAATTGTTTTGTTAACATGCAAAAACTCATTTGAAAATGCAATTTATACAGTTATTCTTAACTGTGTCTCTCATTCCTATCATGACTCTTCCACCTTTCAGCTTGGGTAAGGATTTTGAGGACGACTTGCAGTTCTTACTCCAGGGGGTTTCAGAGTTCCAGGTCCCGTGTGATTTAACTGCTTCGGAGGTTCTAGTCCATGGACCGCTAGCATTTCCCATTGCGACCACAGATGATGGACAGGCGTTCTTGGCAGGAGGCTACTATGGACAGGGACGAGTGATTGTGGCTACACATGAAGGATTTCTGGGACTTGAGGTAAATTAGAGATTTGTTATtttcactatatatatatttcagtaTTGTATATTTCTGTCAGCACTTTGATGCTTACAGTAGATTTCATCTATCTGTGATGAGAGAATATAAAAGAACATTCTAACCGTTTGATGTCTGAGCCATCATTGGTGATAACCCTAACTCTGTATGAGGCATGATGCAGGGGTTAGAGATCGTTGTCTACTAATCTAAAGGTTTGTCTGTTGATCCCATGTTTCTCCAGTTTGGATGTTGAAGTATTGTTAAGAGAttcaaatgtttcaagtatTATTCCCACTTCCATTTGTACgttattgaaagtttatctttagtttcagtgttaatagttgtttacccatttattctttccatttaatcgtattttatgattttactgtttcactagaagtgaagctgaagtaaagacaaaagcatagtgttctcagatatgattcacccagtacattTCCTCTGCACCTGGTTCTTTACGAgccgtttcactcccaggaaggggagagcaggacgttcttatctacactcccaaataccaagaggggcctgttcttcagaatcacacacacagacagacacacacacacacacacacacagaaagcgGCATATATGTGATATTTAGTGATTAtctacagaacacacacacccagctaAACTGGAACAAACCTGTTTCTCAGAGGCAAATCTTTGTCTCCTCCTTAAACAGTTGAAGCCACTATGTGACTATAAATAAAACCTCTGCCTGCGCTCGTGGTGGGATCTCCTCGAAATCTCACCCAGCGTGCGCACGTTGTTACCATCCAAACTgttttgagtgtctttatttcgcctgaagaatgtcttgttcAAATATTTACTCTTTACAAGTATACTCGGCAAATACACTGAACCCTAAGTTTCTTTTGATGTCTATGGTGTGAGTACCCGAGTCTGAGCATGGTGAATGTTGGAAAAAAaggtgcttgtatgaatgaggTTTGTGGTAGAAAGTGCTTTGAATGCTCAATTAAAGTAGAAAATATGCTATTTAAGTACCAGTCAATAAGTACCAGTCTATTTACAAAAGAGAAAGTGAATAGGTTTTTGTAATGTATAATTTCTTTGTTCGCTAAATGCCAAGACTTGGgttaataatttaattaaaaacaaagctaTTCTCATTCCAtaggatggatagatggatgaagGTTAAAGTTAGGGATTGGGTTCACCACTGATGATGACTCAGGTATCAAAGGGCTAAAAATGTGTGTAGGGTTTTAGATTTGTGCAGCTCAGAATGGATGTTTGGATTGTCTTTATCGCGTGGCTGCCGGGACTTTGGACCAAAGTGTGCAGATACCAAAAATCGCATATTGATAGGGTTAGGAGTGAGCGGTAAGCAGACCTGAAATGGTTAAAAAGGAAATGCTTTTGCTGTTCCAAGAAATCTTTTATACATCACAGGTACATGTGACTGCCTTTGTTCCTGCTTTCCTTACATTTTTTAGAGCATGGCTCCATTTTGGCAAAATGCCATTCATTGGTTGGATGAAGGCCGCAGAGGGGTTGTTGGTGTCATGGATATAGACGCTGCGATCAAAGTTCTCACCAAGTCAGATCTGAAGTGTGAGAAGACAAAATTCAGGAAAGAcctcagtgtttttgtgtgtgaagcGTATATCAGTGAGCATTTGGAGGAAATCAAAAACTTTGTGGCAGAGGGAGGAGGCCTGCTGATTGGAGGACATGCCTGGTACTGGGCACAGACACATGTTGGGCAAAATCCACTTACAGAATTCCCAGGTATGAAAATGCACGACCAATGCATCTGATTAGTGTGACATCTCCAAGAATATACCAGAGTATTTTAAGTCAGATTTGTTTTAATGTCTTTCAGGAAACAAGATCTTAAATCAAATGGGATTGAGCCTGTTGGGCGCAACAATTGGAGGAGGAACATACAAAGCTCTCGTACCCAGCCAGGCTATTAAAGACAGCTACCACTTCCGCCACCTTCTATACCGCTTTGCTGCCCATGTGACTGCAGGTGAAGAACTTAGCAAACATGAGGAAGGATGTTTGAAAAAGCTGGGCAACGACTGCAATGTTTACTTGCAGATGAAAGCCCATGACTGCTCCTACTACCGGCAAGTGCTGGCCACACTCACTGACATGTTAAAGAGGTCAGGCCTGCCACAGGTGAGTAGCTGCCCTTTATAGATGGGGTTTGGTGAGGGGTCGCTCGTCTGCCcttttttttgcagatagtgtCATAATGTGGGGACATATCTAATAACATTCACCATTCACTTTCAAGGTGAGTGAAAAAAGCCCTGTAAACAGTCCCAAAGACCACCTCCTCCTCGCTGTGGGTGCCCAGGTATATAAGGTTTGCCCAGATCCCGATGCCCTCCTGCCCTATCTTATCAAGGACAACCCAATGATGCCTGTTGTCTATAACCACCGGATCAAGGTTGATGTTGATACAGCAGGTCAGATCTTACTGCTGTGTTCAAAAATGTGAATGTGGTTATTTGAATTTAGGTACAGATTTACATTGTACAGCATCGTTCAGCAACAGGCAGCAATGCCTGTTGTTCAGTGTCACACAGTATTAATACATGCACCTCTTTGTAGACACTGAAAActgtgaaatacattttttaaatgcatattttatacCTGTAAATGTCCCTGACTGTCATCTTTTATAATTGTGTCTTTCAGATAGGGAAGAGTGGATCAGCACAGGTCTCTACCTCTCTCCTGGTATGAAGACCTACATGGTCATACCAACCCAGATTGTCAACAAGGATTGGAAGGTACAGTATATGAAATCAATTGATTTTGAGTTCACTCAGAATGTTGCAACCTTGTTACCTAAAGATAGCAAGGTGCCAGAAACACAGAGCAGTCATTGCAATTTTTAGTTATTCCTTTTTACAGTTTTGCATACTTTGTGGTATTgcttatattattatatttttgcttGTATTATTGCTTACAATGcactttccttttcttctgcagATTCAGATAGGATGTCAAACTGATTCTCTGCACAAGAAGGATGTGCTGAAGAGACCATCATCTGTCCATGAGCAATTTCCTGTCACCTCAGAGATGATACAAGTTTGGAACCTTTGGGGGGGACTCATCTACCTGGTGGCCCCACCCAAAACACAAGTGAAGGGGTTGGAGGTCACAGCACAGATGGCTGTATCTGCTCCATATTATAAGTCTGGTGAGTCTGCAGTGGATCGAACTTTGATATGTGTTTGCACTAGTGTGTACCTTTGGTTTCACTGGTCTAGACTATTTTTTAAACAGTCTATAATTTGAAGGGCTGAGGGCAGCATCTCCCAGGTAATAATCCAAAGCAATTTAATAGATGCACTCCTCTCTGTTCTTTTCAGGTGTAACAACTGCAGCTGAATGGTCGTTGCTGCGCACAGCTCCTTCACCCTGGGCAGAGTTGGAGTTTGAAAACATCATCCTCACCGTACCATCAGATGCTGTTCGAGGTCTGGAGCGCCCTGACGAGGTGGCTGCTCTGTGGGATGAAATCACGAGGGCCGTTGCAGATCTGGCTGCCAAACCACACAAATTTCCCCGCAAGGAGCGCTTTGTGAGAGATGTGCAGATTTCTCACGGTAAGTGCATTTTGCCTCATGTTGTACAGTACACACctgcctatttttttttttatcatatatAAAGTCTCAAGTAACGCTGGGTGACAGGCAGTGTATGCATGGACCAGTTCTCTGGAATAGAACTAGCAAACagaaagtattcactcaccaaTCCAAATTCAATttttcaattcaactttatttatacagcgccaaatcacaacaacagtcgcctcgaggcgctttatattgtaagctagagcctacaataatacatacagagaaaaacccaataatcatatgacccccctaTAAACAAGCACATTGGCTGTGACCAGttgttgtaataaaaaaaaaaacaggataaaaaacatgctgtggaagagagccagcaATTGATAACAAGTAGGATTCAATGTAAAGacgtctgttaacacatagtgagttgtcaatggaaaattgtacttagtagtcagtataagcttttagtgatgtaagtttgcatatgatagaatactgtatgttgacctctgatgacttagactgttgtccactacaaaactgttttataaattctttctcacagcgataatagctgagcaagcaggaagaggagagctggacactcttatctgacgctccctaacaagaagagagGCTGCGTCTTTCTGTATCccacaacacacatgcatacacctaaaccactcttatcttcactccctgcgcactaactttcctctgcctatgaatagacgtattctctgttgtattatttttgcatataaataaagacaagtgcaagaacagagcgcgcatcacagggcccccactctggtgtgagcgttctgtgatcgcccttgtatacaagtaaatgctgcagcgtctgtgtgtgtttctaccctttagactcttagctgaagaagtgtctttagaataaatctcttgacatgaGTGAAAAGAGTGACTGGAGGAGAAATATTTAAGgcatcatgggaatctcccAGCACTCTAAAAcaattgcagcataactaaggtaGGATTTAGGGTCACCTGATTCTGCCCTAAGCATATGCTTTTTTCATCACCAAGCACAATGCAAAGCACAGCATGCCGTCACTGGACTCTTTGTATCTGACCacacaaatgtgcttctggaagaatggtcaaaaatttccataaacacactcctaaTTGTTGTGAAAGCCCTTCCTAGAAGAGCTGAATCTGTTATATCTGCAAACGGCGAGCTGACATCATAAGCCCTATGGATTcagaatgggatgtcactcaagttcatatggGTGTGAagcagggttttaatagttttgcaattttcattagtttttatttttattttgttttgacttcagattttcaattttatattagttttaattagtttttaccaattgtttgctagtttagtttagtttttatttttttgaaaatcattagtttcagtttagttttgattagtttcagttatagttttagttgtgtttgcaataattaagtgtaacaaaatcccagtttcatcatatcagtcattctcttctgcttatccttgggtatgttgctattccagctaccataccctgcaccctggacaggtcgcctgtctgtcgcagggctaacacgcagagacagacaactcacattcccacctatgggttctttaaataaataaataaataaattagggcagatgaacaaccattgataccaggcaactataaaatgtatatcttggccccaatgagactattaactcttgcagcaccgggtgttaaggcaattgactcacacagttatgtagatatcccagtcctgttgtctcgggatgcatcacgctgccttgcctggtgttagcttctgtttctggggatgagggttgagtgtgctcccttaccttctcaaggtaagctaggttagccttcttgtgtgagcttttcaagtgcacttgaaggtttgtgggattttttttccctttagaaatgtccctcataatttgtctctttccactacaagacacttgctttatccaaaacacagtcatattcaaagtaatcccaaactggactctggcgctttctccagacttttcctgacatgattctgcgcgtggaccggagcagcaacacagacgactcgactaacgtactgccacctgctggcataatgagacacagcaagaaaaaaacctggaaactaaacttctttttcacccttgactattgtatgacacgcacacatcaacgaaaactaaacgcatttttgctataaattcagttaattttagttagttttgtgaacactcattacagttttagttagttttcctttttttgtttttatttttatttccgttaacgaaaatgttttttcacttctagttttcgttatttcgttagttttcgttaacgtTAATAACCTTGGTGTGAAGGCAGACGtgcaaatacttttggcaaaATAGTGCATATATACAATTACAATGCTGGCTTTACCTGTCTATCAAGTTTGAGAAAATGACATAAGAGTGTGTACGCTTAATCCCTCTAAACTGAAAGCTCAGACTTTTCAGCTCTAAATGCTTATTCGCAATGcttattttttccttctcttttggTTCTGTTTGAAATCGCTGATGGCATATATTCCCATCTTAGGCACACAGCTTAGCCTCTGAGTATCCATTTGTTGTTGACTTGTTGTGTTTACAAAGGACAACCAATCAGAGAAATTGGTTTTTAACTTCTATCCAACCATCcactggagtctatcccagctgtcacagggcaaaAGGCTGAGTAGACCCTGAACTGTTGCATTGAAAAACCATAATCATGTCATACTTTTGCTTGTCTGTTtgcttgagttttttttttttttttttttttttttttttacatattttttaaagaatttgttTTATCAAAGCTATAAAATCCAAAAGAATCATCACTATACTACTGTTCATTTCTCCTTTTCTATTCAGATTTTATGCATGCAGGTTATCCTATCATGGTACATAAAAACTCAGCTGCTGAGTTGGTCGGTGTTAAAAAAGGTAAAGAAATGTGGGGCCCCATCCACGAGTTGGGACACAACCAACAGAGAGGCTGCTGGGAGTTCCCACCACACACCACAGAGGG
The sequence above is a segment of the Oreochromis aureus strain Israel breed Guangdong linkage group 3, ZZ_aureus, whole genome shotgun sequence genome. Coding sequences within it:
- the LOC116316802 gene encoding TRPM8 channel-associated factor homolog, translating into MSHNQDGPSRSNDSSCSRDNLPKILGKDFEDDLQFLLQGVSEFQVPCDLTASEVLVHGPLAFPIATTDDGQAFLAGGYYGQGRVIVATHEGFLGLESMAPFWQNAIHWLDEGRRGVVGVMDIDAAIKVLTKSDLKCEKTKFRKDLSVFVCEAYISEHLEEIKNFVAEGGGLLIGGHAWYWAQTHVGQNPLTEFPGNKILNQMGLSLLGATIGGGTYKALVPSQAIKDSYHFRHLLYRFAAHVTAGEELSKHEEGCLKKLGNDCNVYLQMKAHDCSYYRQVLATLTDMLKRSGLPQVSEKSPVNSPKDHLLLAVGAQVYKVCPDPDALLPYLIKDNPMMPVVYNHRIKVDVDTADREEWISTGLYLSPGMKTYMVIPTQIVNKDWKIQIGCQTDSLHKKDVLKRPSSVHEQFPVTSEMIQVWNLWGGLIYLVAPPKTQVKGLEVTAQMAVSAPYYKSGVTTAAEWSLLRTAPSPWAELEFENIILTVPSDAVRGLERPDEVAALWDEITRAVADLAAKPHKFPRKERFVRDVQISHDFMHAGYPIMVHKNSAAELVGVKKGKEMWGPIHELGHNQQRGCWEFPPHTTEGTCNLWSVYVNEEVLGIKREKAHGAMTAANRQSRAKDYVAGGRSLESWSMWVALETYMQLQERFGWDAFKKVFAAYHHMSDFPGDNKGKMNLYVETFSQTVGMDLTGFFKAWGWPIETATEEKLSQLPPWNDHPMTQYD